The nucleotide sequence TTTATGTACTCTATTCAACAGCCGGGGGGTGGTTCTGCTCAGGTCTATGGGCCAGGGGAGTCCTATTTTTGTCGTTCTTTTCCGGATGTCAATACTTTTTGGGCCTGGTCTGATGCTTGCGGCCTGGGACATACCGATACAGTTAACTTCCGAACACTGCTCAACCCAAGCCAATTTTTCAGAGAAGTTAACCAAGGGTACCAGGCCACGGGCAGCTTCAACCAGGGACAACTCAAGCACCCCAATGGCGACGTGGTAGCCCGCTGGCAATACGACATTAAGCCGATCCAAACTTGGGGGCATCAGCAAGCTACAGCCGGCTGGTTATCCTACTTACCCCTTTATGATCCCGGATGGCAGGTGCTCTTAGCTCACGGGCTGGCTTCTGGCTGGATTCAATGGCAGGGAAAAACCTACGAATTTGACCAGGCTCCAGCCTATGCGGAAAAAAATTGGGGCCAGAGCTTTCCAAGTCAATGGTTTTGGCTCCAAGCGAATGCTTTTGCTAACCATCCAGATTTGTCCCTAACAGCGGCAGGAGGAGTACGGCAAATCTTGGCCTGGCAAGAACCCGCTGGACTCATTGGGATTCACTATCAGAATCAGTTTTATGAGTTTGCCCCCTGGACGGAAGCTCGGCTGGCCTGGGAGGTGCTACCTTGGGGGGCCTGGTCAATGACTGGGATCGTCAAAAACTATCGAGCCGAAATTAAG is from Synechococcus sp. PCC 6312 and encodes:
- a CDS encoding tocopherol cyclase family protein; translated protein: MNSIPHGGYHWDGLHQPFFEGWYYRITLPDPASFAFMYSIQQPGGGSAQVYGPGESYFCRSFPDVNTFWAWSDACGLGHTDTVNFRTLLNPSQFFREVNQGYQATGSFNQGQLKHPNGDVVARWQYDIKPIQTWGHQQATAGWLSYLPLYDPGWQVLLAHGLASGWIQWQGKTYEFDQAPAYAEKNWGQSFPSQWFWLQANAFANHPDLSLTAAGGVRQILAWQEPAGLIGIHYQNQFYEFAPWTEARLAWEVLPWGAWSMTGIVKNYRAEIKAHCPHPPAKILVPTVQGMIPTCWDTLQGVLMLRLYDQDTLILSATTKQAGLEVGGVPWSMAWSHSDSLGIPEDQICITETL